In Xanthomonas sp. SI, the following are encoded in one genomic region:
- the recC gene encoding exodeoxyribonuclease V subunit gamma has product MHAPSAPDFRLYPSNALDTLAALLAEELRRPVPEQPLLAPEVVLIPQVAMRRWLQSTLAAAHGVAANLEFLTPGEFVARALDANLGPAADDLDMATTQWRLYAALQADLGSDAALAPLAGYLADGDALKPWALAGELGNVFEKYQAWRRDWLLRWESGADADDPQARLWRRIASGRQYRARRIGQYLDRYARPDGPLPQGLPKRLFAFAILNISPDVLRVLATQARVGTLHFYLPTPTQGYWGDLQTLWQRRREDGAVDLFAAQVQENPLLQAWGAAGRDFMALVGDYEVVHPLAEIAVYADPLASGHRPLADGGLGDSLLRRMQSDLFHRRAPAVPAPLPQVDLADPSLQVHACHTRLRELQVLHDQLRALLDDLRFDPPLQPREIAVLSPDIDPYVPYLDAVFGGHGRDDALPYALADASPLASEPLAEVFLTLLGLPLSRFGLHEILDLLASAPIAEAAGLDETGLERLRGWLHAAGVRWGLDAAHRHRHQAPTDDAYTWRFALDRLLLGHASGAEDDIAGVAPWPQLEGSALVALDTLLRLLRVLDRHQAMLAEPMTPADWRECLLGLLDALIPQAPSAPRAQRALERLRSVIDQFARDAARAEYAGKVPAEVVRAHFAAVLGESDTRAPLLTGGISFGRMVPMRLLPFRVICLLGMNDGDFPRRDPAAGLNRLTAELGSERRRHGDRSTREDDRFLFLQLFASAQDVFYLSYLGADARDGSVREPSVLVSELLASAAQYHAEPKASEHLVVRHPLQPFAAAAFGALGEDGADPRRFSYRRQWRPAVDSLAGQRQPLLPWVAAALPADAMAVPSSVAIDDLRRLFADPAGQFLRHRLGMRLPDPAGEDSDLEPLLAPGSGLDQYGLQQQVLEAALSDNTEGLYARLRARALLPSGPLGRRLLDERLRQLRPYAQAFAQWRGSAPAQSQRLQVQIDGIELHGRLPDWYASGVGRVQVGALSGRATIRHGLEWLLLRAAGERVPFVRFFEDDDGLGPHPMQGEAAEPLSQAQAQAALAELLRLYRQGLQAPLAFAPYSGWKYHQAARNHDLDKAIKDAAAQWQASFGWSEADTPELRLVHRGRDPFADAQRFAEFAATSHTLYSLLERGSADSALDPARLAESWRQWRGAQEDAE; this is encoded by the coding sequence ATGCACGCCCCTTCCGCGCCCGATTTCCGCCTGTACCCGTCCAATGCGCTGGATACCCTGGCCGCCCTGCTCGCCGAGGAACTGCGCCGGCCGGTGCCGGAGCAGCCGTTGCTGGCGCCGGAGGTAGTGCTGATCCCGCAGGTGGCGATGCGGCGCTGGCTGCAGTCCACGCTGGCCGCCGCGCACGGCGTCGCCGCGAATCTGGAATTTCTCACGCCCGGCGAATTCGTCGCGCGCGCGCTGGACGCCAACCTCGGCCCGGCCGCCGACGATCTGGACATGGCCACCACCCAGTGGCGGCTGTACGCGGCGTTGCAGGCCGATCTCGGCAGCGATGCGGCCCTCGCACCGCTGGCCGGCTATCTGGCCGACGGCGATGCGCTCAAGCCCTGGGCGCTGGCCGGCGAGCTGGGCAACGTATTCGAGAAATACCAGGCCTGGCGCCGCGACTGGCTGCTGCGCTGGGAAAGCGGCGCCGACGCCGACGACCCACAGGCGCGCCTCTGGCGCCGGATCGCCAGCGGCCGCCAGTACCGCGCGCGCCGCATCGGCCAGTACCTGGACCGCTACGCGCGGCCCGACGGCCCGCTGCCGCAAGGCCTGCCGAAGCGGCTGTTCGCCTTCGCCATCCTCAACATCTCGCCCGACGTGCTGCGCGTGCTGGCCACGCAGGCGCGCGTGGGCACGCTGCACTTCTACCTGCCCACGCCGACCCAGGGCTACTGGGGCGATCTGCAGACGCTGTGGCAGCGCCGCCGCGAGGACGGCGCGGTCGACCTGTTCGCCGCGCAGGTGCAGGAAAACCCGCTGCTGCAGGCCTGGGGCGCGGCCGGGCGCGACTTCATGGCGCTGGTCGGCGACTACGAAGTGGTGCACCCGCTGGCCGAGATCGCGGTCTACGCCGATCCTTTGGCATCCGGCCATCGCCCGCTCGCCGACGGCGGCCTCGGCGACAGCCTGCTGCGGCGCATGCAGAGCGACCTGTTCCACCGCCGCGCGCCGGCCGTGCCCGCGCCGTTGCCGCAGGTAGACCTGGCCGATCCCAGCCTGCAGGTGCATGCCTGCCACACCCGCCTGCGCGAACTGCAGGTGCTGCACGATCAACTGCGCGCGCTGCTCGACGACCTACGCTTCGACCCACCGCTGCAGCCGCGCGAGATCGCGGTGCTGTCGCCGGACATCGATCCCTACGTGCCGTATCTGGACGCGGTGTTCGGCGGCCACGGCCGCGACGACGCGCTGCCCTACGCGCTGGCCGACGCCAGCCCGCTGGCCAGCGAGCCGCTGGCCGAAGTGTTCCTGACCCTGCTCGGCCTGCCGCTGTCGCGCTTCGGCCTGCACGAAATCCTCGACCTGCTGGCCAGCGCGCCGATCGCCGAGGCCGCCGGGCTGGACGAGACCGGGCTGGAGCGCCTGCGCGGCTGGCTGCATGCTGCCGGCGTGCGCTGGGGCCTGGATGCGGCGCACCGGCACCGCCACCAGGCGCCGACCGACGATGCCTATACCTGGCGCTTCGCGCTGGACCGGCTGCTGCTCGGCCACGCCAGCGGGGCCGAGGACGATATCGCCGGCGTCGCCCCATGGCCGCAGCTGGAAGGCAGCGCACTGGTGGCGCTGGACACGCTGCTGCGGCTGCTGCGCGTGCTCGATCGCCACCAGGCCATGCTCGCCGAGCCGATGACGCCGGCCGACTGGCGCGAATGCCTGCTCGGCCTGCTCGATGCGCTGATCCCGCAGGCACCGTCGGCGCCGCGTGCGCAACGCGCGCTGGAACGGCTGCGCAGCGTGATCGACCAGTTCGCCCGCGATGCCGCACGCGCCGAGTACGCCGGCAAGGTGCCGGCCGAGGTGGTGCGCGCGCATTTCGCCGCGGTGCTGGGCGAATCGGACACGCGCGCGCCGCTGCTCACCGGCGGCATCAGCTTCGGCCGCATGGTGCCGATGCGTCTGCTGCCGTTCCGCGTCATCTGCCTGCTCGGCATGAACGACGGCGACTTCCCGCGCCGCGACCCGGCAGCCGGGCTCAACCGCCTCACCGCCGAGCTGGGCAGCGAGCGCCGCCGCCACGGCGACCGCTCCACCCGCGAGGACGACCGCTTCCTGTTCCTGCAGCTGTTCGCCTCGGCGCAGGACGTGTTCTACCTCAGCTACCTCGGTGCCGATGCGCGCGACGGCAGCGTGCGCGAGCCGTCGGTGCTGGTCAGCGAATTGCTGGCCAGCGCCGCGCAGTATCACGCCGAACCGAAGGCCAGCGAACACCTCGTGGTGCGCCACCCGCTGCAACCCTTCGCCGCCGCCGCGTTCGGTGCGCTCGGCGAAGACGGCGCCGATCCGCGCCGCTTCAGCTATCGCCGGCAGTGGCGGCCGGCGGTGGACAGCCTGGCCGGACAGCGCCAGCCGCTGCTGCCATGGGTCGCCGCGGCATTGCCCGCGGACGCCATGGCCGTGCCGAGCAGCGTGGCGATCGACGACCTGCGCCGCCTGTTCGCCGATCCGGCCGGGCAGTTCCTGCGCCATCGCCTGGGCATGCGCCTGCCCGATCCGGCCGGCGAGGACAGCGACCTGGAGCCGTTGCTGGCGCCGGGCAGCGGCCTGGACCAGTACGGCTTGCAGCAACAGGTGCTGGAGGCCGCACTGAGCGACAACACGGAGGGGCTGTACGCGCGATTGCGCGCGCGCGCGCTGCTGCCGTCCGGGCCGTTGGGCCGGCGCCTGCTCGACGAGCGCCTGCGTCAGCTGCGCCCGTACGCACAGGCGTTCGCGCAGTGGCGCGGCAGCGCGCCGGCGCAGTCGCAACGGTTGCAGGTGCAGATCGACGGCATCGAGCTGCACGGCCGCCTGCCCGACTGGTACGCGAGCGGCGTGGGGCGGGTGCAGGTCGGCGCGCTCAGCGGCCGCGCGACGATCCGCCACGGCCTGGAATGGCTGCTGCTGCGCGCCGCCGGCGAACGCGTGCCGTTCGTGCGCTTCTTCGAAGACGACGACGGCCTCGGCCCGCATCCCATGCAGGGGGAAGCCGCCGAACCGCTGTCGCAGGCGCAGGCGCAGGCAGCGCTGGCCGAGCTGCTGCGGCTGTATCGGCAGGGCCTGCAGGCGCCGCTGGCGTTCGCCCCGTACAGCGGCTGGAAATACCACCAGGCCGCGCGCAACCACGACCTCGACAAGGCGATCAAGGACGCCGCCGCGCAATGGCAGGCCAGCTTCGGCTGGAGCGAAGCGGACACGCCGGAACTGCGCTTGGTGCACCGCGGCCGCGACCCGTTCGCCGATGCGCAGCGCTTCGCCGAATTCGCCGCTACCAGCCACACGCTGTATTCCCTGCTCGAACGCGGCAGCGCCGACAGTGCGCTCGATCCGGCGCGGCTGGCCGAAAGCTGGCGGCAGTGGCGCGGCGCGCAGGAGGATGCCGAATGA